Proteins encoded together in one Penaeus vannamei isolate JL-2024 chromosome 9, ASM4276789v1, whole genome shotgun sequence window:
- the LOC113830539 gene encoding armadillo repeat-containing protein 7, translating into MFTSYERLEKRSGKKGVDRPEYLKELVHEFTTSEHLASREQVLANLVNFAYDPINYPWLRKLKVIDIFLDQLTEGTATLRDFAAAGLCNLALDQENKAYILRQGGVALLAGCLLSQHESVVLSAITTLMFLVTPESKRDITSDKVIEQILQRAESDNPRIRNLAKVFLEDYCTPEQVQCVKASQDTQHN; encoded by the exons ATGTTCACTAGCTATGAGCGGCTAGAAAAACGTTCGGGCAAGAAGGGCGTCGACCGTCCCGAATACCTCAAGGAGCTTGTACACGAGTTCACCACTTCAGAGCATCTTG cATCCAGAGAACAAGTTCTCGCCAATCTAGTGAACTTTGCCTACGACCCAATCAATTACCCTTGGCTAAGAAAGCTGAAGGTGATTGACATCTTCTTGGACCAGCTGACGGAAGGGACAGCCACTCTAAGGGACTTTGCGGCTGCGGGGTTGTGCAACTTGGCTCTCG ATCAGGAAAACAAGGCCTACATTCTCCGCCAAGGAGGAGTTGCACTGTTGGCTGGTTGTCTGTTGTCACAGCACGAGTCAGTTGTTCTCTCTGCCATTACAACACTTATGTTCCTTGTCACACCAGAATCTAAGAGAG ATATCACCTCTGATAAGGTAATTGAGCAGATACTTCAGAGGGCTGAGAGTGACAACCCCAGGATCAGAAACTTAGCAAAGGTTTTTCTTGAGGATTATTGCACTCCAGAGCAAGTGCAGTGTGTGAAGGCCTCGCAAGACACACAGCACAACTAA
- the LOC138862512 gene encoding hydroxyacyl-thioester dehydratase type 2, mitochondrial-like, whose product MPLLFGVPRSLVHCSVGNVIKGFRRCLALKVGDNATLTKRITKEDVTQFGNLTGDTNPIHVDDLYVRENTKFERCVVHGAFLNSLVSSVIGTQLPGPGTVVVKQELNFPSPCYVGEEVEVSVKVKDVRKIITVEFLCRSNSGNVVLWGIAKLVHQPVSNK is encoded by the coding sequence ATGCCTTTGCTTTTTGGTGTTCCACGTAGTTTAGTGCATTGTTCAGTGGGAAATGTAATCAAGGGATTCAGAAGATGCTTGGCACTGAAAGTGGGTGATAATGCAACACTAACGAAGAGGATAACAAAGGAGGACGTGACACAGTTTGGAAACCTCACAGGTGACACCAACCCCATCCATGTAGATGACCTCTATGTGAGAGAAAACACCAAGTTTGAGCGCTGTGTGGTTCATGGTGCCTTCCTCAACAGCCTGGTCTCTTCAGTCATAGGCACACAACTACCAGGCCCAGGAACAGTTGTTGTTAAGCAAGAGCTGAACTTTCCATCCCCTTGTTAcgtgggggaggaggttgaggtgtCTGTGAAGGTGAAGGACGTCAGGAAAATCATCACTGTCGAGTTTTTGTGCCGTTCCAACTCTGGCAACGTTGTTTTGTGGGGTATAGCAAAGCTTGTACATCAGCCAGTGTCGAACAAGTGA
- the Impbeta11 gene encoding importin-11 has protein sequence MSGGKELVLDTLRRATSQDAATLKPAEQQLQEWETEPGFYSTLVEIFSEHSLEVNVRWLAVLYFKNGVDRYWRKTAPKAITEEEKARIRCGLLHNLREPVPQVATQLAVLIAKIARVDCPREWPDLLPALFEAVKSSDQLVQHRTLLTLHHVIKQLASKRLAADRRTFQELTSQMFTFLLELWRSETEAFLVASGQNNEVMVPCLERSHLSLKILRKLLIHGFKKPHENPDATMFVEAVFDRIKVMLDFRKQHENNEHIKTIGGKYVVLLTKVLLDMLENYPFSYLQFIKPSLDLTTYYVFTPAGEGLIFERFTVQCLNLIKTILLCPEYKPCKVIEDTKDPQTLEAFRIKSEFFTNTVLAEMCHKLISHYFLLTQDDLEAWDSDPEGFCMEVEGGESWKYSLRPCTETLFVSLFHEYRSALTAVLMDMVRSSHKPVEPSDYHGILQKDAVYNAVGLAAFELFDDIDFDQWFTSSLINELKVKDSNYRIIRRRVIWLIGQWTSVKFSPEHRPTLYEACIHLLSSEEDFVVRLSAAMTLKHSVDDFEFDPEKFMPYLPTIFGLLFNLLKEAHECDTKMQVLHVMSFMIEVVGVGIQPHAAPLAQYLPGLWDESADHNMLRCAILTTLVHMVTGLMRESEGLHEFLINIIRISTDVREDCHVYLLEDGLLLWLTTLENTATPHDALLQLFDNMLPLMEISSENLRLCLQITTAYTLLCPQQFLSKYGSRLIESFSSMLTDMKSEGTVLVLRSVEMIMRVLPVEGANLVQPLIPGFVKVVADGDQYPMVMGMYLSVIARLVLYAEPIFTWAINQVAGDQSKTPEEVLERVVSIWSDKLALTSPEERRKLCALGLAYLCGTGWPPVLKVWPHAVTAVSEVVFDVTMEDSTQDKLVVIGGRLGSPEPFELETEHVVRRQAIAQEDPVHTISLRVFLGQQMKRLQQSTDVTTIMTLAQDLDDNCRKLLEEVTVE, from the exons ATGAGTGGGGGAAAGGAACTGGTGCTAGACACCCTGAGGAGGGCAACAAGTCAGGACGCTGCAACCCTCAAACCTGCTGAACAGCAGCTACAGGAATGGGAGACAGAACCCGGGTTTTATTCAACTTTAGTCGAG ATCTTTTCGGAACACAGCTTAGAAGTGAATGTCCGATGGTTAGCTGTGTTGTATTTCAAGAATGGCGTTGATAGATATTGGAGGAAAACAGCTCCCAAAGCAattacagaagaagaaaag GCTCGCATAAGATGTGGGCTTTTACACAACCTTCGAGAACCTGTGCCGCAAGTTGCCACACAGCTGGCAGTTCTCATAGCCAAGATTGCCAGGGTGGATTGTCCAAGAGAGTGGCCAGACCTGCTGCCTGCACTCTTTGAAGCAGTTAAAAGTTCCGACCAGTTGGTGCAGCACAGAACGCTTCTCACTCTGCATCATGTTATTAAGCAACTTGCATCCAAAAGGCTAGCAGCTGATAGAAGGACGTTTCAG GAGCTGACAAGCCAGATGTTTACATTCCTGCTAGAGTTATGGAGATCAGAGACAGAGGCTTTCCTTGTGGCTTCCGGGCAGAACAATGAGGTCATGGTCCCCTGCTTGGAGCGGTCACACCTATCTCTGAAAATTCTTCGGAAATTACTTATCCATGGGTTTAAGAAGCCTCATGAGAATCCAGATGCTACCATGTTTGTAGAAGCAGTATTTGATCGTATCAAAGTGATGCTTGACTTCAGGAAACAGCACGAAAATAATGAACATATAAAGACTATTGGCGGGAAATACGTGGTTCTCCTAACCAAAGTGTTATTGGATATGCTAGAAAATTACCCCTTTTCCTATCTCCAGTTTATAAAGCCAAGTTTAGACCTAACGACGTACTATGTGTTCACACCAGCTGGGGAGGGACTGATCTTCGAACGATTTACTGTCCAGTGCCTGAACCTGATCAAGACCATCTTGCTGTGCCCAGAGTACAAGCCATGCAAGGTCATTGAAGACACCAAGGACCCACAGACACTGGAGGCATTCAGGATCAAGTCTGAGTTCTTCACCAACACTGTGTTGGCAGAGATGTGCCACAAACTTATCTCACACTACTTCCTTCTGACACAGGATGACTTGGAGGCCTGGGATTCTGACCCGGAAGGTTTTTgcatggaggtggagggaggggagtcctGGAAGTACAGCTTGAGGCCCTGCACAGAGACCTTATTTGTATCCTTGTTCCATGAGTATAGAAGCGCACTCACGGCTGTGCTGATGGACATGGTCCGGTCTTCCCACAAGCCCGTTGAGCCGAGTGACTACCATGGGATCCTCCAAAAGGATGCTGTGTATAATGCAGTGGGCTTGGCGGCTTTTGAGCTATTTGATGACATCGACTTTGACCAGTGGTTCACCTCCTCACTCATCAACGAACTCAAGGTCAAAGACTCCAACTACCGCATCATCCGGCGCCGTGTCATCTGGCTCATTGGCCAGTGGACCAGTGTCAAGTTCTCGCCTGAGCACCGGCCCACTTTGTATGAGGCCTGCATCCACCTCCTGTCATCCGAGGAAGACTTTGTGGTCCGCCTCAGCGCAGCCATGACTCTGAAGCATTCTGTAGATGACTTTGAGTTCGACCCTGAAAAGTTCATGCCATACCTCCCAACTATTTTTGGGCTCTTGTTCAACCTTCTCAAAGAGGCACATGAATGTGATACCAAAATGCAG GTCCTTCATGTAATGTCCTTCATGATTGAGGTTGTTGGTGTTGGCATCCAGCCACACGCAGCCCCCTTAGCCCAGTACCTCCCAGGGCTTTGGGATGAATCTGCCGACCACAACATGCTTCGATGTGCCATTCTCACCACACTTGTACATATGGTTACTGGATTAATG cGTGAAAGTGAAGGCCTGCATGAATTCTTGATCAACATTATTCGCATATCGACTGATGTCCGGGAAGACTGTCATGTGTACTTGCTTGAGGATGGTCTGTTACTTTGGCTGACCACCCTTGAGAATACAGCAACGCCTCATGATGCTCTTCTTCAGTTGTTCGACAACATGCTACCTCTTATGGAGATTTCGTCAGAGAACTTGAGACTTTGCTTGCAGATCACAACGGCTTACACACTACTCTGCCCTCAGCAGTTCCTTTCAAA GTATGGATCCCGGCTGATTGAAAGCTTCAGTTCAATGCTGACGGACATGAAGAGCGAAGGCACTGTCCTGGTCCTGCGATCAGTGGAGATGATAATGCGCGTCCTGCCAGTGGAGGGGGCCAACCTGGTCCAGCCTCTGATCCCAGGGTTTGTGAAGGTGGTTGCAGATGGGGATCAGTACCCAATGGTGATGGGGATGTATCTGTCTGTCATAGCAAGGCTGGTCCTTTATGCAGAACCCATCTTCACTTGGGCCATAAACCAG GTTGCTGGCGACCAATCCAAGACTCCAGAGGAGGTGTTGGAACGTGTAGTGAGCATATGGTCGGACAAGCTGGCCCTGACATCCCCTGAAGAGCGGCGCAAGCTCTGTGCCTTGGGCTTGGCCTACCTTTGTGGCACTGGCTGGCCCCCAGTTCTCAAGGTGTGGCCACATGCTGTGACAGCCGTATCGGAGGTGGTGTTCGATGTTACCATGGAGGACTCCACGCAGGACAAGCTG gtTGTTATAGGGGGCCGGTTAGGGTCACCTGAGCCATTTGAGCTGGAGACGGAGCATGTTGTGCGGCGGCAGGCTATCGCGCAAGAAGATCCAGTTCACACCATCTCGCTGCGAGTGTTCCTCGGGCAGCAGATGAAACGGCTGCAGCAGAGCACCGATGTGACCACCATCATGACGCTGGCACAGGACCTTGATGACAACTGCCGCAAACTCTTGGAAGAAGTGACtgtggagtga